The following nucleotide sequence is from Thermoanaerobaculia bacterium.
AATCGACCGATCTTTCCGGAGCCGATGAAAGTCACCCAGAAACCGATCCCGTCGCTGCAGACGCCATACGGTGCGCTGACGCCGGGCGTCGAAGGATTCCCGATGATGGTGAGATCCGCCGCCTTGAAGAGCGAAAGACCGCCGTTGTTGTTCGTCACGAGTATTCTCTGCCCGTCGAACGCCGCCGCCTGCGGACTGCTCAGGCCGTTCGCATCGCCGTTTCCGGCCGAGAACGTCTTCAAGACGGTCCCGTCGGCTGCGCGGACGACTGTCAGGGAATCGCTCAGACTGTTCGGCACCCAGATGTTGTGGCCGTCGAAGGCCGGAAACAGCGGACCGCTCCCCACGGTGACGGTCTGGAGAATCACGCCGGCGGAGCTCAGCTTGACGACCTTCCCCGCCGAATAGTCCGTCACCCAGACGTTGTTGCCGTCGAAGAGGATGCCGGCGGGCGCGCTGAGTCCCGAGCCCGCCGGCGCGACGATCCAGGGCGTCGAGGTTCCGGGAGTGACGATGGAGACGCTGCCCCCCGTCGCGGTGTTGAAATTCGCCGTCCAGATCCTGTCGCCGTCAAACGTGATCCCGAGAGGGTTGGTTCCGAGAGTGCTGGCGACCACGGTGACGGCCCCGGGCG
It contains:
- a CDS encoding S-layer homology domain-containing protein is translated as MKDGFRRLAMLLAGVTMALVFAGTAWRALAVCSGFGLPFTDLGSETTFCAEIAEAYFSGLTNGTSATTYGPAGNVPRDQMAAFITRTLDQSLLRGSRRAALNQRWNQTPHYDLAGLGATSVGTDPVLLKSDGADVWVANGDGTVSRVRASDGKNLGTWTGASKAAGVLIAMGKVFITGETDPGKLYMISPDGSPGAVTVVASTLGTNPLGITFDGDRIWTANFNTATGGSVSIVTPGTSTPWIVAPAGSGLSAPAGILFDGNNVWVTDYSAGKVVKLSSAGVILQTVTVGSGPLFPAFDGHNIWVPNSLSDSLTVVRAADGTVLKTFSAGNGDANGLSSPQAAAFDGQRILVTNNNGGLSLFKAADLTIIGNPSTPGVSAPYGVCSDGIGFWVTFIGSGKIGRF